A segment of the Leptolyngbya sp. NIES-3755 genome:
GGGACAATTTGAACAAAACCTTGAACGATCGCGGCATCATCATTGAAGAAACGCCGCTGCGGAGTGTCACGCTTCCCGACAGCATTAACCAATCGGTGCAAGAACGGCTCAAAGCTGAACAAGAAAGTCAGCGGATGAAATTTGTGCTGGAGAAAGAGCGACAAGAAGCCGATCGTAAACGCATCGAAGCTCAAGGAAATGCAGATGCTCAGAAGATTCTGGCGCAAGGACTAACGGATCAAACTCTGCGATTCAAGCAAATTGAAGCCATGCAAGAATTAGCAAAATCCCAGAATTCCAAAGTGATTGTAATGAATGGCAATCAGAATGCACCTGTGATGTTGCAACCGTAGGACTGAAGTTCCTGTTAAGGTGAACAGAACTTTTTCATTTGATTCACTTTAACAGGAACCAATACTACAGATTACCGAGATATTCCCCTTCATCATCAAAGACAGCATCGTTATCGTCTACCCGATCGGCTCCAGGGAATTGGCAACGTGCCTGCGTCACTTCATCTTCAATCGGTTCAAGGTCAAGGGCAGCATCATTCCATTTAGATTGTGGTTGTACAGAATTAAGCGCCTTCCATTTCTGAAAACACACATCACAAGATTTGCCTGGTTTTCCATCTGTGATGCGTGTGACGTACTTATCTTCTTTGCAAACAAAACATCGAATTGGAAATCGCTTGAAACCCTGGCTTACAATACATTTGCAGTCAAGAAAGTTAGCAATTTTGTCATTATCCTCTCTGTATTTCGCAAGCTTCTTCGGATGACGATACAGTGCAGCTACGACTAACTCTTGCAAATCTGACAACAGTGCTGCGTGGCTATAACGATAAGATTTCTTATCGATCGTATGTCTGTATGCGGTAAATACGTTAGCGCCATCATTTGTTATCAACATCACACGATAGCCATAATGAGGCTTTTTCGTGCTACCCAAGCGACCAAAGATCAGGGTAAAGTCTTCGTTGAAGAGAACATTCGCATTGCCGCTTTGCACTCTTCGCGTGTCAACCTCTACAGAGTCAAAGTCAAAATCCTTGTCTAAGAATTGAGGTAAATCAAAGAAAGCAAAAATCGGGGTCTTGACTGGAGTATGAGGAGGCACTGTGTAGTTCTCAAACAGGCTCCCCAAATCATCTGGTAATCCTGTCAAGTTGTAGATCGAAGCTACCTTTCTTAGAAGCAAGATGTAGTTCCGTCGCTGATTTACACTACCATTGTCGTGCATCTGAAATGACCCCAAAAATCTAGACCACTCCAAAAGCAACAAAGAACCGTTTAAGGAGTAGGATCAAGTGCATGTCAAATCAAGCGAAGAAATACAGCCCCCAATTCAAAGCCAAAGTCGTCCTCGAACTGCTGCGTGGCGAAAAGACGCAAACCGAGATCAGTCGAGCGCATGGCGTGCATCGCAGTGTGTTAACGCGATGGCAAAACGAATTCGTCGAACGAGCGCCCGTGGTGTTTGGGGAGACTGGACAAGTTTCAGAAACCGAAGCACGCATTGCAGAACTCGAACAAATGGTGGGGAAATTGACGATGCAATTAGAAGTCGCAAAAAAAGCATCGAGCATCTCAGCGACGAAGAAAAGCGGTGCATTGTAGCTGAGCTACAACCGAGCTATTCTGTGCGTTTGGTGTGTGAAGTACTATTGGTGAATCGAAGTAGCTTGTACTATCAGCCCGTTGAGGAAGATTTTGAAGCAGAGACAGAACTGAAATCAGCGATCGACAAAATTGCAGGCGAGTTTCCGCGCTATGGCTATCGGCGAATTACTCAGCAATTGAAACGGCAAGGGATTGTCGTCAACCATAAACGGGTTGCTCGATTGATGAAAGAAATGGGGCTTGCCGGAAAAGCTCCAAAACGGCGAGTTCGCACGACCAATAGCAATCATAGCTTTGCACGTTATCCGAATCGAGTTGCAGGACTGAGGATTGAACGACCGAACCAAGTCTGGGTTGGAGATATCACATACATTCGATTAGGAGAAGGCTTTGTTTATCTGGCTGTCTTGATGGATGTATTTACTCGCTGTATTCGGGGGTGGCACTTAGGGCGAGGACTGGATCACAGTCTGACCTTAACCGCATTGAACAAGGCTTTAGAACATTACCAGCCAGAGATTCATCATTCTGACCAAGGGGTGCAGTATGCAGCGACAGGCTATGTTGAGGCACTAAAGCAACGAAACATTGAAATCAGCATGGCAGAGGTGGGAGAGCCAACGCAGAATGGCTATGCGGAACGACTGATGCGAACGATTAAAGAGGAGGAAGTCGATTTATCCGAGTATCGTAACTTTGCGGAAGCGTACATGCAGATCAAAGTGTTTTTGGAGGATGTGTACATGAGGAAGAGGATACATTCATCAATTGGATATTTAACACCAATTGAATTTGAAAGTGAATGGAGGAACAATCACTAAAACAAACATGAAAAAGAATGAGAGATAGCAGTATACTAGCTATGAGCTAATGTTGCTTTTCTCTCGAAGGAAGTGGTCTAGTTTCGAGGGGTCATTTCACTCACTGTTGCGACCAATGCCTCATTGTCCTGAAACCAAGCTCGACTTTCTCCCTTGCCATTGATGCGAACGGCTTTGTACTGTCGCCAGTCCGGTTCGTCTTGAGTGCCACTGGTTAACTTCACATTGCCGCCATCAATACTGATTTCCAGAATCGGCTCTGGCGCTTCGGGTTCAAGTTCTTCCCACGGTTGTCGCTGGACTAATCGTTGTTGCGTTTTGGCGCTGACGCGCATTCCTGTATACACCGCGATGTCTCGTTCTGCGCGGGCATAGGAAACCGTTGCACTCGCTCTCAAACAGCACGCTTCCAAGTAAGGACTCATTTGGCTTCTCGCAGATACCCCTAATCGTGTCGCTTGTTCACTCGTCAATTGCAGTTCTCCTAAGATACTTTTCAACCGTCGCGGGTAGCCTTCAGTTGTGGCGGTAACTGCTGTGATAAAAAACTCCCTAATCCTGGTGTGACGTGCTGTTGCACTTGAGTTCGCACCATCGCTTCGATTTCTGCCAAATTCGTTATCTGGCTTTTGTCAGCATCGTTGTACAAGATTTTTGCAATCGCTTGAACATGGGCATTCAGCGCTTGTTGGTCTTCAGGAGTCATCGCGGGAACCTCTTCAGGAATCGGTTTCCTTTATTCTCATTTTTCTCCTCAGAAGGTGACACGCTCCCGTTGCCATCCACGAAAGTAAGAGTCTGGCTCCTCAATTCGTAGCAGTCGAACTGTAGACACCTTCTAGATGTATGCCAAGCGATCAGACCGTAACCTAAGTGAATTGCAGTTTCTATCAGTAAACTATGATCAGCAAACAGGCTTTGATTCTTTCTTTGCTATTGTCTTCGTTCGTTCCGACTACTGCGATCGCAGCACCCCGCTCTAGTTCTGTTATTAAAGAGATTAATTGGAACACAGATGCAACATCACATCGATCGCAAATCGGACAAATTTTTAGCTATCGTTGTCCGCCCAACGGGCGTGTTTCTGTGATTTATGGAAGTGACTTCTATTCTACGGGTTCTTCGATTTGCACTGCTGCGGTTCATGCGGGACTCATTACCGTCCCTGCGGGGGGAATAGTTGCAATTCAAATCCAACCCGAAACGATTTTGTTTGGTACAACTCAAAGTAGTGTGAGAACTCGCAGTCTTTCCAGTTCACCAAGCTTTTTGTTTGTAAATCCTGCGACTAGCGCTCCGCTCACTGACCCAAAAATTCGCATCATTGGCTGGGGAACTGATGCAAATCATCAACGGGGGCGGCTTGACCAAGAATTCAGCTACCGTTGTTTACCAAATGGTGAGATTTCCACGATTTATGGCACTGACGTTTACAGCATTGGCTCTTCGATCTGTACAGCCGCAGTTCACGCAGGGAAGATTACGGTAAAGGATGGTGGAACAGTGACAATTCGGATTGGCTCAGAGCAGAACTTTACGGGTACAACTCGAAATGGGGTGAGAACTCGAAATCTACGAGGTTCGGGAGCAAGTTTCACCTTTCTACTTTGATGCTAGGCAAGTTGTTTGAACGATAGCGTCTTCGTAGAAAATCTTGAAAATGATCTGGACAGATTTGTAATATATATGTAGTATAAAACTAGAGCATACTACAAGTAATACATCGAGATGATTCACAGTTCTTTTTCTTACCGCAATGATGCCTTTTCCAACTCGACAGTTTCAGGGATGGAAGGCGCGTGTGCCTTAGAAAACTGGCTGAAAAATCATCAGATAAGCGGGCAAGACAGGTGAATCCGAGTCTTTAGCAACATTCTCACGATTTCCCCGCTTCGTACCATACCCGAAGTGGGGTTCTTTTTTAGGAGGCAAAATCGTCATGCAGGCAACCGAACCACATATATTACAGACCTCGATCGTCGTTTTTTCCAGAAACTACCTGCCGATCGGTCGCATCAACATCAAACGAGCAATCGTCCTGATTATCACCGGACAAGCTGAACCGCTCGATTTTGAAGATACTCGCCAGTGGGAAGTACGATCGCCCAACATCGTACTACAAGTGTCGGAACACATCCGTTTAACCGGATCAAATCCAGAACGCCATTGGAAAATCCCCGCAGTCAGCCGCCGAGAAATTCTCCGCCGTGACAATCACACCTGCCAGTACTGCGGCAGCACCAAGCATCTAACGATCGATCACGTGATTCCCCGTTCTAAAGGCGGAACTCACACCTGGGATAACGTGGTGACGGCTTGCGCGACTTGTAACTCGAAAAAGAGCGATCGCTTTTTATCCGAACTCGGCATGAAGCTCAAAACCAAGCCAAAACCACCGATTCATCCAGCGATCGCGTTCTCCGAACAGTTCTGGCAAGCCTCCGAAAAAAAGTTGTAGTACACCCCTTGACAATCTTGTAATACGTTATGTAGTATTAATGTAATACGAGATAAGACAAACCGGAGGCGACGAAATGATTCTGTTTCTGAGACATCCGAAATCGGACTCCTGGAACTTTAGCTGGGATCGTCGAAGACAACAAACCAGTGCTGAAATTCGATTAGCGCGGAAGCAATCTGAAGCAATTTCAAAAGTACAAAATGAAGGCTTTTTGAAACTGCGATCGATGCTTTAAGCAACACTCACACCGAACCATGAAAACTGAATAGTTCACCTAATGTGATCCAAAGAAGGCAAGACAATCACACCTTGCCTTCACTTTAAGAGGATGTAGCTCAGTCTGGTCTAGAGCGTCTGTTTGTCGAACAGAAAGTCGCGAGTTCAAATCTCGTCATCCTCGCCTGTCCGGGTAGCCAAGTGGGAAGGCGGCAAACTGCAAATCTGCTCAACGGGGGTTCGATTCCCCTCCCGGACTTGAGAAGAGGTGCGAGGTGTGGGGTGCGAGGTGCGAGGTTCTGGAAATTCCCTCACACCCCGCACCTCGCACCTCACACCTTCCTTGGTGCTGTAGGCAAATTGGTAAAGCCACAACTCTTTCAAAGTTGCGTTTGCGGGTTCAACTCCCGTCAGCACTGCCAAATGGAGAGGTTGCTATTGGTAGAGCAAATCGTTTGCTAAACGATCGAGGTTTAATCACCTCTGTGGGTTCAACTCCCACTCTCTCCGTCCAAACGTTTTTTGGGGAATGTAGCTGAGTTGGTTCTAGCGTCAGATTGAAGCTCTGAAGAGGCGGGTTCGATTCCTGCCATTCCCATCCTGAACAATCAGGAACAAACATTGCCCTATAGCTCAATTGTGGCAGAGCGCCCGACTGTTAATCGGGTGGTTGTAGGTTCGACTCCTACTGGGGCAGCCAAATTAATGCCGAGTGGACGACTTTGGAAAGTCGCTATCGCTCTGAACGATGGAGATGTTGGTTCAAATCCAACCTCGGCAACCAAAACTTTGCCCTGTGGTGTAGCGGTAGCATCTCTCACTTTGAATGAGAAGAGTCAGGTTCAAATCCTGGCAGGGCAATCGGGGGGCGTGAACTGCTTTTGGGTCAGCAATTCTATCCTCCTGTCATTTACTCCTGTAGCCCAATTTGGTAGAGGCAGCTATCTCAAAAATAGTTGATGTGTGAGTTCGACTCTCACCAGGAGTACCACTCGATCGGGGTATGGCGCAATTTGGTAGCGCGGCGGCTTTGGGAGCCGAAGGTTGTAAGTTCAAATCTTACTATCCCGACCATTTGCCCTTGTAGCAGAACTGGAATATGCACTGGTCTTAGGAACCGGGATTTGTGGGTTCGACTCCCACTAGGGGCACTGCACTCCCGTGGCGAAAGTGGTAAACGCCTCCGTTTGAGGGACGGAGTTTATGCAGGTTCAAGTCCTGTCGGGAGTACCAAATGCACCGAAGGCGGAAGTGGTCTACGCGCACGCCCGATAAGCGTGTTACTAGCAGGTTCGAGTCCTGCTCGGTGTACCAGATTAACAATGGGCGTTTGGCAGAACGGCTATGCACTTGACTTTTAATCAAGCTCACACAGGTTCGACCCCTGTAGCGCCCACCAAAGATAAAACGATGCCCCTGTGATGCAATTGGATAGACATCGCTCGCTTAAAACGAGTGTCTTGCTGGTTCGAGTCCAGTCAGGGGTATAGCGGGGATGAAGCAACGGTTAAGGCTGAGCAGTCTCATAAGCTGAAGTTCAGTAGGTTCGACTCCTGCCCCCGCGACCAACTGCTGATGTAGCTCAATTGGCAGAGCGCCTACCTTGTAAGTAGCGGGTTGCAGGTTCAATTCCTGTCATCAGCCCCATTTGTGGATATGGTGTAACGGTAGCATGAGAGTCTTCCAAACTCTGGGTGCGAGTTCAAATCTCGCTGTCCATTCCAAGGAGAAAGTAACAATGAACAGAGTCTCGATCGCACAAAATACTCTAGAAATTCTCGAAGCCGGACATTACACGGCTCCCAGTGGAACACAAGTGAACATTACAGCAGAGATTCGAGATTGTGTCGATCGAACACTCTATTACGATCCCGAAACCCTCTCAAATATTCAGCAAGAAATTCTTTCCAGTCCTGCTCAATGCTCAACGTCTCTTGAAGTTAAGCGCGAAACAACTTTAGAAGGGATTCAACGACTTGCGGGAAAGTTTCAAAAGATTGGTGCTCTCAACTTTGCATCGGCAACAAATCCGGGTGGGGGCTTTCTCAATGGCGCACAAGCTCAAGAGGAAAGCTTAGCTCGAAGTTCTGCATTGTACAAAAGCTTATTAAAAGGTCGAGAGTACTATGACTATCATCGGGCGAATCGATCGACATTTTATAGCGATCGCATGATTTATTCTCCAAACTGTCCTGTGTTCAAAGACGATAATGGCAACCTTTTAGACCAGCCTTATTTTGTCGATTTCATTACTAGCCCCGCCCCCAATGCTGGAATGATTGCAAAAGATCGATCGAATGACGTAGACAAAATCGAGGAAACGTTGCGAGTTCGAGGTAGTAAAGTTCTAAGCTTAGCAGTCCATCAAAACTGTGATGCTTTGATTCTAGGCGCATGGGGATGTGGTGTGTTTAGAAATTCACCTGTGATGGTTGCTCAAATGTTTGCGGATTTGCTCAAGGGTGACTTTCAAGGAAGGTTTAGGTTTGTCTCTTTCTCAATCTATGACTCTAGTAAAAATCAGAGTGTCTTCTCTGCATTCAATCAACAATTTGAGAGTGTCGCCTAATGGAAGGGTAGCAAATTGCCTCTATAGCTCAATGGATAGAGCAGCTTGCTTCTAACAAGCGGATCTGGGTTCAATTCCTGGTAGAGGCGTTAGAGTTATTAATCCAGAGTGTATCTCTCGATGACAATTGGCGCAAACCAGAACGCATTTATCTAACTCTTTCTGGATAGACTCAAATTTCGAGCTTCGATGGTTACTTACTTGAAAATCCTTCTCTTCAGGATTTAGATGATGAAATTCCAAGGCTCCTAAGCACTTGCTGTAGTCGCAGAGTTGACACTTTCCTCCTTTATACTCAACAGCTTTTCTTTTAAACTCCCTTTGCCTCTCACTAACTTGATCAATAGAACAAGTTTTGCAGTAGAAAGTGAGACTTCCGTTGCCTTTTTTATAAAACGCAGAAAGAGGTAGTACATGAGTGCATCTTGGACACTGCTTCTTTGTGACTTCAAGCCCGGTATCCTTTAGGCAGTAGATTGCTGCTGTTTTTGCAAGATTTCTTCTGTTGTTTGATCGAAATGGCGAACACTCTAAGCAGAATTTTCTGTTGGATAGATTTCTGGTTTTTCCGTCAATTATTTTTCGATTTGGAAACGAGCTTTGACATTTCAAACAAGCTGGCATAAGAGAGTGATCGAATTGATAGTTTTAATGTACTAAATATTAACATCAATCTTCTAAATCGATCTGTGTAGGTTCGAGTCCTACCACTCTTGCCGAAGTATAGGAGTGTAGCTCAATTGGAAGAGTACCAGGTTTCGACCCTGGAAGTTGTAGGTTCGCGTCCTATCACTCCTGCTCATGGGTTCGTAGCTCTAATTGGGAGAGCGCTTGTCTTGCACACAAGAGGTTGCGGGTTCAAATCCCGCCGAATCCACTGTGACTGAATCCGAAGTCATCGAGGAGCTAATCCGTGAAATTAGTGTTAGCGAGTGTGAGTCTCGTCAGTCACCCCAAATGGAAAGTATCGCTAAAGGGCTGGCAACTCGTCTTGAAAACGAGGACAGGGTAACACCTGGCAGGGCTGATTCATTGAAGAAAAGAAAAGAGGTGAGAAATGTTGTGAGCCAGATGACGAATGCCTTTCGTGATGGAGGCAAAACCATGCAATCGAAACAAGTTAAGGGCGATTGTGCGGAGGATTGCAAAATTAGCTGGAGCATAGCCATCACAGAGCGGAGCGATGTCCTCACGCATGACGACATCTTTCGGATAGTGGAGGCGATTCTCAATGTGCCAATGCTCTCGGACACGACGGCTCAGTTCTTCGGCATCCGTCGCCAAGGAACTAAAGTAGAACATGGTTTCGTGAACTGGCTCAGCGCCACGAATACCCGTGCGCTCGACGCGAATCAAGCGCTGCACACCTACCCAAGCTGCATCCAATCCAGGCAGGGGTTTCAGAACACTGACCGTGCGCTGCGTGGTGCGGTTTCTCGTATGTTCAATGTCATCTGCGATGCTATCAGCAGGATGCTGCTCAAACTGGGTTGCAATCCATTCGTAAAGCTTGGGTTGATTCTTCTTGACGGCAATCACGTAGTCATTGCCACGGTCGATGATTTGCTCAACGGTTTTTTTGGGTGTGCAAGGCATCCATACTGAAACACACCCCTTGAACTTGCAAGACCTCCAACAGGGTTTGCACGGTTGTAATCTCGCTTTCACTGCCATTGTGTCTCGCTTGAAGTCCAATCACGACTCCGAGCTGAGTACAAAATGCAGAGACAACTGCGACAAAATCTTGGTAGGCACTATCATACTCCTCGACACTGGCTTTGATACTCTTGCCATCTACCGCAATCGCAGTTTGCTCTGGAACGGAAATTGTCTCTTGTGCCCAAGCGTTAAAGGCATTCGTTAAGGCAACAAAATCGACCCGCACCATTGTTCGCCGAATCGTCGAGTATGAGGGTAAGCGCTTGTGTGGAAGCTTCATGACGGCAAGAAGCGCGGCTTGATGTCGCTCCACAAAATCTTCTAATGCGCGGTAGCCCAAACAGCCACTCATCGTGCCCATTAAAATCAAGACCAAAATCACCCATAACGGATACTGAGGTTGAGTGCGATAATCTCGGATTTGTTTGAGGTGATCAATCAAGCTCATGGTGGGTTAGAGCAAACGCAACTCCTTAATTCTCGCTTTTCTACCACCAATGAATCAGCCCTGGGGTAACGGGGGGCATTTTCCCCCTACCTCTCATCGTTATGAAATCTGTCCTTCGATTACGCCTTCAGCTTCAAGCACGATCGCTCTCAACTGATCTAATGTTGCTTGCTCTGTTTGCTTCCATAGTCCACGCTGGTTTGCTTCGAGCAATCGTTCTGCCATATCTCGCAGTGCCCAAGGATTCTTCGATCGAATAAATCCCTGTACCGCATCATCGAACAAATAAGCTTCAGCGACACCTTGATACATATAATCCTCAACGCATTGAGCCGTCGCATCATAGGCGAATAAGAAGTCGATCGTAGCTGCCATTTCAAATGCGCCTTTGTATCCGTGTCTCATTGCTCCAGCGATCCATTTAGGATTGATCACCCGCGATCGATAAACTCTAGCAATTTGTTGTTTGAGCGATCGTACTTTTGGATTTTCGGGCAGGGAATGATCCCCAAAGTAAGTGGTTGGATTTTTGCCTTGTGTCGATCGTACTGCTGCGGCTAATCCACCTTGAAACTGATAGTAATCATCAGAATCGAGTAAATCATGCTCTTGATTGTCCTGATTCTGCAAAACAATCTGCATTTGGTTTAGTCGATTCTGGAAAGCTTCAGGAGCAGATTGAGCTGCACCAGAACTACTGTAAGCATAACTACTCCAATTGATGTAAGCACGAGCGAGATCTGCATCTGTTTCCCAATTCTGAGATTCGATCAAACCTTGCAATCCAGCCCCATAAGCACCCGGTTTAGAACCAAAAATGCGATGACGCGATCGACGATCGGCAATTTCAACACTCAGCCCAGAATCAATCCAAGTTTGCGTTTCTTGTTTCACCTGAGCAGCAAGCGGATTTTGATCAGAAGGTTCATCCAATTGAGCGATCGCGGCAACAGCTTGATCAAACAAATCAATCAAATTCGGAAACGCATCTCGGAAAAATCCTGAAATTCGTAGTGTGACATCGACACGAGGACGACCTAACACCGATAAGGGCAGAATCTCAAAATCGACTACACGCCGAGAAATTCCATCCCAAACAGGTTGAACTCCTAACAATGCCAAAGCTTCTGCTAGGTCATCTCCACCTGTTCTCATCGTGGAAGTTCCCCAGATTGATAGCCCGATCGTGCGAGGATATTCGCCATTCTCCTGGGTGTAACGTTCGATGATCGCTTCTGCGGCTTTTCGTCCGACTTGCCATGCGCTTTCAGTTGGAATTGATCGAATATCAACCGAATAAAAGTTGCGTCCAGTAGGCAATACTTCTGGTCTTCCACGAGTCGGCGCACCCGAAGGAGCAGCAGGAACATATCCACCATTCAAGCCATGTAGTAGAAAATCAATCTCTTGATGTGTGTTTTGCAAAGCTGGAAGCAAAAAGCTTTGAATCCAACTTAATTCAGGCGTGTAAGCGTGTCCTTGAGGAGTGTCACCTTGGAACAATCGATCGACTAAATTTGCAGCTTCAGTTTCGATTGCAGCGATCGCATCTCCCACGGTTCTGAATTGATCATTCAATGGTTCAGCCGGATCAGTCGTCAGTGGATCAATATCTAGATTCCAATCTTCTGCGATCGCTCTTGTCAATCCAATTCGATTCGGTTGTGGATGACGTGCGATCGCAACAATCAAATCTCGTAGCTGTCTATCTTCTGGGCATTTTCCAAAGATATGCAATCCATCTCGAATCTGAGCTTCTTTGAGTTCACAGAGATATCGATCGGTATTCGTAATCAACTCTAAAATCGAATCTGAATCACTCGGAAGCTCATTTCTAAGATTATCTGTTTCAACGAGTTCGAGAATGCGATCGCGAACTACATTCAAGCGCGACGGATCAAGATTCTGAGCTTCATAGTATTCATCAATCAAAGCTTCTAATTTCTGCAATCCGCCATACAGTTCTGCGCGAGTCATCGGCGGCGTAAGATGATCCAGAATCACAGCTTGAGCGCGTCGTTTCGCTTGAGAACCTTCACCCGGATCATTCACAATGAACGGATAGAAATGCGGTAAAGCTGCGATCGCAATTTCAGGAAAACAATTCTCAGACAGTGCAACACTTTTTCCTGGCAACCATTCGAGATTTCCATGCTTGCCTACATGCACGATCGCTTGTGTTCCAAAAACTTCTCGCACCCAGTAATAGAATGCTAAATAGTCATGCGTTGGCTCTAGATCAGGTGCATGATAGTTCAATGAAGGATCTCGATCGTATCCTCGTGCTGGCTGAATTCCAACAAATACATTGCCGAATTGAATACCAGGAATTAAAAAATCTGTAGGCGGAGTTCCCCAACGATCAATCATTGATTGCTGAACAGGCAAAGTTGAAAAGTAAGTTTCATACTCTAACAAAGGCAGCGATTGATTAACTTTGCGAAGTTCTCTTGCTTCTG
Coding sequences within it:
- a CDS encoding transposase (similar to AA sequence:cyanobase_aa:AM1_3696), translated to MSNQAKKYSPQFKAKVVLELLRGEKTQTEISRAHGVHRSVLTRWQNEFVERAPVVFGETGQVSETEARIAELEQMVGKLTMQLEVAKKASSISATKKSGAL
- a CDS encoding integrase, catalytic region (similar to AA sequence:cyanobase_aa:AM1_2477), whose translation is MRLVCEVLLVNRSSLYYQPVEEDFEAETELKSAIDKIAGEFPRYGYRRITQQLKRQGIVVNHKRVARLMKEMGLAGKAPKRRVRTTNSNHSFARYPNRVAGLRIERPNQVWVGDITYIRLGEGFVYLAVLMDVFTRCIRGWHLGRGLDHSLTLTALNKALEHYQPEIHHSDQGVQYAATGYVEALKQRNIEISMAEVGEPTQNGYAERLMRTIKEEEVDLSEYRNFAEAYMQIKVFLEDVYMRKRIHSSIGYLTPIEFESEWRNNH
- a CDS encoding hypothetical protein (similar to AA sequence:cyanobase_aa:Cyan7425_5027), whose translation is MSPYLEACCLRASATVSYARAERDIAVYTGMRVSAKTQQRLVQRQPWEELEPEAPEPILEISIDGGNVKLTSGTQDEPDWRQYKAVRINGKGESRAWFQDNEALVATVSEMTPRN
- a CDS encoding unknown protein (similar to AA sequence:cyanobase_aa:asl7669), whose amino-acid sequence is MTPEDQQALNAHVQAIAKILYNDADKSQITNLAEIEAMVRTQVQQHVTPGLGSFLSQQLPPQLKATRDG
- a CDS encoding LCCL domain protein (similar to AA sequence:cyanobase_aa:SYNPCC7002_A1083) gives rise to the protein MISKQALILSLLLSSFVPTTAIAAPRSSSVIKEINWNTDATSHRSQIGQIFSYRCPPNGRVSVIYGSDFYSTGSSICTAAVHAGLITVPAGGIVAIQIQPETILFGTTQSSVRTRSLSSSPSFLFVNPATSAPLTDPKIRIIGWGTDANHQRGRLDQEFSYRCLPNGEISTIYGTDVYSIGSSICTAAVHAGKITVKDGGTVTIRIGSEQNFTGTTRNGVRTRNLRGSGASFTFLL
- a CDS encoding HNH endonuclease (similar to AA sequence:cyanobase_aa:LBDG_29020) produces the protein MQATEPHILQTSIVVFSRNYLPIGRINIKRAIVLIITGQAEPLDFEDTRQWEVRSPNIVLQVSEHIRLTGSNPERHWKIPAVSRREILRRDNHTCQYCGSTKHLTIDHVIPRSKGGTHTWDNVVTACATCNSKKSDRFLSELGMKLKTKPKPPIHPAIAFSEQFWQASEKKL
- a CDS encoding hypothetical protein (similar to AA sequence:cyanobase_aa:Ava_4013) → MNRVSIAQNTLEILEAGHYTAPSGTQVNITAEIRDCVDRTLYYDPETLSNIQQEILSSPAQCSTSLEVKRETTLEGIQRLAGKFQKIGALNFASATNPGGGFLNGAQAQEESLARSSALYKSLLKGREYYDYHRANRSTFYSDRMIYSPNCPVFKDDNGNLLDQPYFVDFITSPAPNAGMIAKDRSNDVDKIEETLRVRGSKVLSLAVHQNCDALILGAWGCGVFRNSPVMVAQMFADLLKGDFQGRFRFVSFSIYDSSKNQSVFSAFNQQFESVA
- a CDS encoding transposase (similar to AA sequence:cyanobase_aa:MAE37920), with amino-acid sequence MPCTPKKTVEQIIDRGNDYVIAVKKNQPKLYEWIATQFEQHPADSIADDIEHTRNRTTQRTVSVLKPLPGLDAAWVGVQRLIRVERTGIRGAEPVHETMFYFSSLATDAEELSRRVREHWHIENRLHYPKDVVMREDIAPLCDGYAPANFAILRTIALNLFRLHGFASITKGIRHLAHNISHLFSFLQ
- a CDS encoding transposase (similar to AA sequence:cyanobase_aa:MAE03690) translates to MSLIDHLKQIRDYRTQPQYPLWVILVLILMGTMSGCLGYRALEDFVERHQAALLAVMKLPHKRLPSYSTIRRTMVRVDFVALTNAFNAWAQETISVPEQTAIAVDGKSIKASVEEYDSAYQDFVAVVSAFCTQLGVVIGLQARHNGSESEITTVQTLLEVLQVQGVCFSMDALHTQKNR
- a CDS encoding cobaltochelatase (similar to AA sequence:cyanobase_aa:LBDG_01520), with translation MHRIAATPGGWTPDLEGVVFVEQTPAPIVTITAADTDIQTLSVAVAQLPTDFPEVRGVNLLQLQQQLTIDTYAEEVLEAAKVIVLRIIGGRSYWSYGLEVVRETVEQSGATLIVLPGDDRPDLDLMSHSTVPFVQVERVWRYFNEGGVENYRNALQFLAKTYLEIDCEVADPQVVPRVGLYRTGESCSYRSSPVCSARKVGILFYRAHYLSGNTAVIDELCQALCDRNLCPVPVFVSSLRDPDVQSELLNYFQPKEQCSIDILLNTTSFSLGSTDGDVPELWRTLNVPVLQVILSGGTVEQWREQLRGLSPRDTAINVALPEVDGRIISRSISFKAVQAKHPALQTEVVTYQAVSDRVQFVADLTQNWVELRRSEVSDRKVALILANYPSRDGRLANGVGLDTPASCIEILKALQRQGYTVENIPENGDELVFKLTEGVTNDPEARELRKVNQSLPLLEYETYFSTLPVQQSMIDRWGTPPTDFLIPGIQFGNVFVGIQPARGYDRDPSLNYHAPDLEPTHDYLAFYYWVREVFGTQAIVHVGKHGNLEWLPGKSVALSENCFPEIAIAALPHFYPFIVNDPGEGSQAKRRAQAVILDHLTPPMTRAELYGGLQKLEALIDEYYEAQNLDPSRLNVVRDRILELVETDNLRNELPSDSDSILELITNTDRYLCELKEAQIRDGLHIFGKCPEDRQLRDLIVAIARHPQPNRIGLTRAIAEDWNLDIDPLTTDPAEPLNDQFRTVGDAIAAIETEAANLVDRLFQGDTPQGHAYTPELSWIQSFLLPALQNTHQEIDFLLHGLNGGYVPAAPSGAPTRGRPEVLPTGRNFYSVDIRSIPTESAWQVGRKAAEAIIERYTQENGEYPRTIGLSIWGTSTMRTGGDDLAEALALLGVQPVWDGISRRVVDFEILPLSVLGRPRVDVTLRISGFFRDAFPNLIDLFDQAVAAIAQLDEPSDQNPLAAQVKQETQTWIDSGLSVEIADRRSRHRIFGSKPGAYGAGLQGLIESQNWETDADLARAYINWSSYAYSSSGAAQSAPEAFQNRLNQMQIVLQNQDNQEHDLLDSDDYYQFQGGLAAAVRSTQGKNPTTYFGDHSLPENPKVRSLKQQIARVYRSRVINPKWIAGAMRHGYKGAFEMAATIDFLFAYDATAQCVEDYMYQGVAEAYLFDDAVQGFIRSKNPWALRDMAERLLEANQRGLWKQTEQATLDQLRAIVLEAEGVIEGQIS